From the Halalkalicoccus sp. CGA53 genome, one window contains:
- a CDS encoding UxaA family hydrolase: protein MKGRVLDECALLMTERDTVATALEDLESGREIALGEGESVALREPVPFGHKVAVTAIDAGDRVRKYGEVIGEATERIEPGAWVHTHNCESTRGRGDVASASGAVTEGERR, encoded by the coding sequence ATGAAGGGACGGGTCCTCGACGAGTGCGCGCTGTTGATGACCGAGCGGGACACCGTCGCGACCGCGCTGGAGGACCTCGAGTCGGGTCGGGAGATCGCGCTCGGCGAGGGGGAGTCGGTCGCGCTCCGCGAACCGGTCCCGTTCGGTCACAAGGTCGCGGTGACCGCTATCGACGCCGGCGACCGCGTCAGGAAGTACGGCGAGGTGATCGGCGAGGCGACCGAGCGAATCGAGCCCGGCGCCTGGGTTCACACGCACAACTGCGAGAGTACGCGTGGGAGAGGCGACGTCGCGAGCGCTTCCGGTGCCGTCACGGAGGGCGAGCGGCGATGA